From a region of the Syngnathus typhle isolate RoL2023-S1 ecotype Sweden linkage group LG12, RoL_Styp_1.0, whole genome shotgun sequence genome:
- the LOC133163830 gene encoding protein FAM240C has product MKSENYDNGVWRKEESHSLESTMMNAARIHDKQKVKFFWERRINQHIQQMVEEERRGKSSALARLRVQWLVKLDRRNEHQQGFLEERIRRSQNAQQRLTGRESPSP; this is encoded by the exons ATGAAAAGTGAGAATTATGACAATGGTGTGTGGAGAAAGGAAGAGTCTCACTCCTTGGAAAGCACGA TGATGAACGCGGCTCGGATCCATGACAAACAGAAGGTGAAGTTCTTCTGGGAGCGGAGAATCAACCAGCACATCCAGCAGATGGTTGAGGAGGAGCGCCGCGGGAAGAGCAGTGCTTTGGCAAG GCTGAGGGTGCAGTGGTTGGTCAAGTTGGATCGGAGGAATGAGCACCAACAAGGATTTTTGGAGGAGAGAATCAGGCGATCTCAGAATGCCCAGCAGCGGCTCACAGGGCGTGAGTCTCCTTCGCCATGA